GCTTGTCGGACCTTCCGAACTCTCAAATATTGCAGCGGTAATGGTTCTAGGATTGATAGCGGATATTCCTCTGACATACTTTGGAAACGCATTAATACTTAAAAAATACGTTGAAGGAGACTTTGCATCCTTAGGAGAGTGGTTCAGATGGAAGTAAAGGAACTGATGAAAGAATGGAGGATCCTGGCCCTTATCATAGTACTAGGAACGTCTTTCGTGCTTCTAGGTCCGCATTATGAAACAGTTGACGGCGAGACAACTATTACAACTGAGATAAACAAAGGCTTGGATCTAAAGGGAGGTACCAGGGTCTTGCTCGGGGTACAAGGAAACAATACTTCAGAAGCACAGGTCAACCAGATTGGTACAATACTTGAACAGAGAATATCTGCCTTCGGTTTAACCCAGACCTCGGTAAGAACAGTGAGGCTCGGAGATGAATACCGTGTACTCGTAGAGGTAGCTACCACGAATCAGACACAGATCCGTGAACTTATATCACAGGAAGGTAATTTCCAAGCGAGAATGCCATTGAAGGTGGCAGATGAACAGGAGTTTTCACTGGACGAGACCTATAACTTCCAGTACAATGATGGAACAGTAACGGTTGATGGCGAAACATACTCGCCAGGGGATGAGTTCACACTGGAAAATACTGACTTCGTTTATGTCAACAATACTGAGGATGACAGAGCCAGTATACACGTAGTTGCGTATGATGGAGAGGACGTCCAGCGAGTTCTAACTTCACGGTCCCGAGTGAGTCAGCAAGGAGGCGGATACTCGTTCAGATTCCCCGTGGTACTCTCCTCTGAGGCAGCTGACCGTGTTCAGTCAGTAGCTCAGAACTATCCGACGACCACGGTTGGAGGAGAACCTTACTTGGGCAAGATCAGCGGTACAGGTCCTGCAAAGCTCATGCTCTACGTCGACGGCAATCGGCAAAGCGCATTAAACATGGCCTCAGTCTTCAAGACAAAGGTCGTAAACCAGCCATCGATCAACGGAGGAGGACAAAATGCAGAGCAGGCAAGAAGTGATATGGAAGAGCTTCAGGCAATTCTTCAATCCGGCAAGCTTCCGGCACCTGTAGAAATTGATTCACTATCGACCATTTCATCCTCACTCGGAGCACAGTTTATGTCCGCAGCTATAATATCTATAATCGCATCACTGATAGCAGTAGGAGGATTAGTTTACGTAAGGTACAGCAATGCCAAACTGGTAGTACCTATTGTAATAACAGGTGCCTCCGAAGTATTCATCCTTCTCGGATCGTTCTTTTCAACCATCATAACTCTTGATCTGGCATCGATCGCGGGAATTATCGCCGCGGTAGGAACCGGAGTAGACGACCAGATAATTATTACGGACGAATCAGGTAGAGATATCGTCAGAGACTGGAAGAAACGGCTTAAACGAGCTTTCTTCGTAATCTTCACATCTGCAGCCTCAACAATCGGAGCCATGATGCCGATTGTCTCACCTTCAATCTCCAATATGGCGATCGGTGCAGCAGGTCTAGGTTTAATCGGTTACACACTTTATAGTCAGAGAACCCGACCACATTACTTTGCGATCGGAGCGATCGCAGTTGGAGTATCGGCCTTCGCATTCCAGCTCAGCCCGTCCAGCTTCGCGCTGCAGTCAGTCAGAGGGTTTGCAGTAACAACGATCCTTGGAGTATTGGTAGGAATCAGTATCACAAGACCGGCATACGCCAAGATGCTGGAATACATTGAGGAGAAATAGTTGACCTACTGAAGAGATAGCGATAGAAAAATATGAATTAAGAAATATTTTTTACTGAAGCTCCATCACTGCTTCGGCCACATCTTCCGCGTCTTCCAGTGCTTTCTTTGCTTCGTCTTCGCTGCACCCTGTTTTCTCCATTACCAGTTCTATGTCATCTGAGTTGATTTCCTCTACTTCGCTGTAACTGCCCTGGAGCTGGAAGATTTCTTGGCCTTTGGCCTCAATTTTGGAAAGATCAGGATTTTTGAATACGAGTTTCTTGTCGCCGACTGTTACCTCTACCTTATCAGTGTCAATTTCTTCCATATCCATTCCCATCTGCTTCATAGCCTGCATCATATCTTTTCCGCCGAACATATTCTATAGATAACACACCTGTTTTTTATATCCGTGATCCAGCAGAGAATATATGCTGGAAATACTTGTTTTAATTTTAACGGGAGTATTAGTAGGTGTTTTCACGGGATTGACGCCCGGAATCCATCCGAACACAGTTATTTTTGCTCTTTTACCGCTTTACTTTGCTTTTGATTTTAGTTTTGCTATCTATGCCTCCTTTGTCTCGGGCGTATCCCTCTCCCATACTTTCCATGACTTTATACCCTCAATATTCCTCGGCGTTCCTGAGCCTGAATCCGCTTTAACTGCAATTCCTGGGCAGAGAATGGCTCTCCAAGGTAGAGGTCTTCAGGCATTCCAGTACACTGTGTATGGAGGCCTTTACTCTATGTTAACAGCCCTCCTTCTAGCATACCCCCTCTTCCTTACGTTGGAAGGTATCTACAGTTTTTTCGAGCCGGTGATGCATTACTGTCTATTTTTTGTAACTTTATTTGTTGTTTTCAAATCAGATAGCCGGTTCAATGCAGCTCTTGTCGCATTACTTAGCGGGCTTCTAGGGCTTGTCTCTTTCTCCTCCCCAGTCAATCAGCAGTACGTTCTCACACCAATATTTGCAGGCATGTTTGCTTTTCCCTCGATTTTCAATGCTCTGAGTGAAGGTGTTGAGATACCGGAGCAGATAGAACTCCCGACTTCAAGAAGGATTTATTTTCTCGGCGGTATAACAGGTTTTATCTCCTCGCTCCCGATAACAGTTTTTCCCGGCCTCAGTAACTCTATCTCCACGACTTTTCTGATGCCTTTAGTGGATAAAAAGGAGAAATTCATCGCTTCAATGGGTGCGGTCAATACCTCGGATATTTTTCTTTCATTCTTGACTTTGATGGCTATTGAGAGAGCTCGTTCAGGTGCATCAGTAGCACTTCAGACCACAGGCAACAGCGATATGGTGTTCTTTGTTCTCGGCGCCTCGATTTTTGCCGCCGGAATTTCTGCACCTTTGGCCCTGAAAACCGTTCGCCTGTTTCTAGGCTCTTTCTTGATGGATAACCAGAAAGTCTTGTCCTACTCTGTAATGCTTGTACTTCTTGCTGCAACTATCGGTTTAACAGGTTCTTTTGGTTTCTTGATATTTCTGACCTCTTCAGCGATCGGCTTCCTGGCAAGTATAACCGGTGAAAGGCATTCCTGTATGGCGGTTTTGCTTTTCCCGGCTATCAGCTTCTTTATGGAGATCAGTATATTTATGTGATTTAAGAAAAGAGGTAACAGTATGAACGAACGAAAAATCTTTCTAGTTCTACTGGCATTTGTTTTTGGGTCTATAGCATTTTTGATGGCCAGACCGTTTCTAGGTTATATAATAGGAGCAGGTTTGCTTGCTTTCCTTCTCCACCCTGTTCACAGGAGAGTTTCTATACATGTACCCGACCGTATTTCAGGTTTACTGGTTGTCATGCTTGGAATAACGGTGCTTATAGTTCCGTTTATTTTTGCAGCTATAGCGGTTTTTGAGGATGCCAGGAATCTTGTTGATGATGTTAACCGGACAGAGGTAGTTGATACAGGAGAGATTGAACAGAGAGTATTTGAACTGACAGGAAGAGAAGTTAATATCAGGCAGAATGGAAACCAGTTATTCCAAAGGTTTACCAGCACCACCTTGGGCGGCTTCACGGAATTTTTGCGGTTCTTCACACATTTCGCCATAGGCATTACGATAATGGTATTCTTGCTGTACTATCTTCTAGTGGACGGTAAACAGTTTTTTGAATGGGTAAAGGCGATAATACCGCTTTCAGATGAAATAAAGGACTCCCTCTTCAATGAAATGAGAAGCACCTCGTGGGCTGTTATAGAAGGTCATGTGTTGGTAGCAATAATCCAGGGCTTGATCGCCGGTCTAGGTTTATTCCTGACCGGAGTACCGAATTACTTTTTCTGGACGTTCATAATGGTGTTACTAGGATTCATACCGATATTCGGAACATTCCTTATTTGGGGCCCAGCTACAGCATACCTCTTTCTCATCGGAGACGTGTCGAACGCATTGTTCCTGGCTATCTATGGATTAGTGATTGTAAGCCTAACCGACAACGTGATCAGACCCTTCGCAGTTGACCGAGGCTCAAATCTTCACCCTGCAGTTATTCTAATCGGAGTAATAGGCGGAGTTTATGTGTTTGGAGCCGTAGGATTGTTTATAGGACCAATAACGCTTGGAATATTCAAATCAGTTCTTTTGGTGTTCAAAAACAACTACGAAGATTTATAAGCGGCTCTCCACGTAAATATAATATGGCAGATATAGCTAATGCGGCCATACTTGCATCGCTCGTAGTAGGAATGATATCCATTCCAGCAGCTTCAGGAAACATTGAAGCAGAAAACACAGTTTCCGAGCCTTTAGACGATATATCCTCGACAGAGAATACACCTGTCCAGGAAACAACAGAGCTCGATTCTGACTCATTCAGTAAAGTAGTTGAAACAGCTTTCTCTAAGATCAGGACAGAAGTAAGTTCAGGGTCAGTAGATGGCGAGCTTGAGACTCCTCAGTCAAGGCTAAAACTCGAAAAGAAACCTGATGGAGTTGAGTGGAAAATGGAAACTCCACATGGAACACTTACAGCCGCTCAAAAATCAGACAAAGTAATCGAGAGAACAGAGACACCACACGGAACACTTGAGAAAACACGGGAAAATGGAGCTGTCAAGACCAGCTTCCGCGGATCGGACAGAGATAAGGTAGAGAAAATATCCGGAGAGCTTCGAGACCTAATGGAGGAAAGAAAGCAGAAATACCGGTCGAAGACTGATGAAATGAGACTGGATCAGTACAGAGAAGGAGTAAGTCTTGACGTGGCCCAGAAGACACCGGAGAAAGTAATCATTGACAATCGGATGAACCAGAGACTTGATCTAACCAGTTGGGAAGTAGCCAACAACAATCCGGATTACTTTGAACTGAACTCAGATCTAGAGCAAGAACAGAAACTTCATATCTATTCATCCGATAGATCAGAGATCAACGTGACTGAAAACGATTCCGACAAATATGTCTACGGTTCAGACTTGACATGGGAAGATGATGCAGATACCGCAAAACTCTTAGATTCAGAAGGGAACGAGATAGATCTCTACACATACAGCTAGAGTTTCTCTATCTCCCCCCTCAATTTATATTTTTCTCGAGTAAAGAGCCGCTTCATTACCATCTCCTCGTCCTCCTGGATGATCACTATATTCTTGAAAATGGACAGCAAACTATCAGATTTATTCATTCTCTTGATCTCGTACTTAATGCCTAAAATACCGGCCAGAGCAATATAAAGATAAGAAATAACCATAAAAGAGGTAGAGTTGTATCCTAACTGCCTAACAGCTAGATAAGCTATACCGTAGAATGCAAAGCCGATTGAAAGAGGCACTTTGAGTCTACTCAACATGAAAACTTTTTGGAGATACTGAGTTAAAAAGCAAACTTTAGTTATCCAGTATAGATGAAAGGAGTTTACCTAGTATTCTTCCGGTTATCTGAATCGAAAATGATCCAGATAGGGGCCTTGGGAGAGCTCAGTTTCGATTCCGGAACCTATATCTATGCTGGTTCAGGGAGAAACTCTATTGAGAAAAGAATTGAACGCCATTTCTCTTCGCCAGAAAGTAAATTCTGGCATATAGACTACTTTAGTGCCGAGGCAAAGTCTATTGATTACTTCATATTACCAGAGAAATCAGAGTATGAATGTTTCATGGCGGAAAACCTCCATTACTGGTGTGAACCTGTTGAAGCATTCGGTTGTTCTGACTGTGACTGTAATTCACATCTTTTCAGAGTTCCAGAAAACTTTTGACTTTTTGATCACAGTTTTCTAATATGGTCTATTTCCAGTGCCCGGATTGCGGGTATAAACAGAGATCGAAGGCGGAGAAAAGGTTGACTTGTCATAGATGCGGTCGGAGCTACAAGAAATCGGATTCCAAAAAATCCAATGACAAGACTGAAGACGTAGATGAGGAGAAAGGTACAGGATTCTTCAAGTACTCAAAATCCGATAAGTAATTTGATTATTATAGTTTAGCAGATACAGTTCTTGCATGAGAGAGTACAGGTTCAAGTCCGAAGACATTGATCTTGAATTGACATTAACCTGTGGTCAGACATTCTGTTGGAACAGGTTTGAGGGAGAACTCTATGGAGAAGGCGGTAACAGGTTCTACAGTTTCAGGAAAGAAAAACCTTTGATCGCAGAGCAAAAAGATAACTATCTTCTTGTAGAGACAGATTTATCCGAGAAAGAAGTCAGGAAGGCGCTGGATCTGGAGACAGATCTGGAGAAGGTCTTCAGCGAGTTTCCCGAGAGTGAGGCTCTGGAAAGATCGGTATCGGAGCTCTGGGGTTTGAGAATAATCAGCGATGAGTTCTTTCCCTGTCTTGTGAGCTATCTCTGTTCACCTCAGATGAGGATTCCACGGATCAAGAAAATGCATAACGATATAGCCCGGAAGTTCGGCGAAGAAGTAGAGGTTGATGGGAAGACGGTTTACCGGTTCCCAGAACCCGAGGAACTGGCAGAAGCATCGGAAGAAGCACTCAGAGAACTCGGTGTCGGTTACAGGGCGGAGTATATAGTGAAGTCGACGGAAATGATAGAGAACGGGCACTACAGTCACGAGGAACTCTCTGAAATGAATTATGAAGAGGCTAGAGAACATATCAAGCAGCTCTATGGAGTTGGAGACAAAGTTGCGGACTGCGTTCTTCTGTTTTCCAAAGGATTTCACGAGGCCTACCCGATCGATACCTGGGCTCAGAAATGTATCAAAACCCATTACCCTAATCTTCACCACGATAAATATGAGAAGACTTCAGAGAATGTGAGACAACATTTTGGCCAAAAAGCTGGCTATGCACAGGAATATCTTTTCCATGCAGCCAGGAAAAATATAATAGAAGTTGAGGACTGAACCGGGAATATGATGGAACAGCAGGAAAAAGTTGCGGAATTTGTGGAAAAACATAATATGCAGGCGACTTCAGCATTCAGAATTATGGATCTGGTAGCCGAAGTCGGTGAGATAGCCTCGGACGCAACTAAGTCGGCCGATTATGGGGAAAGCGAGGAAGAGCTGAGAGTGGAGAAAGATGAACTGGGTGATGCATTATTCTCTTTGATCTCCGTTGCAAACGATCTGGGAATCGACCTGGAGGAAGCTCTTGATGAGTCTCTAGATAAGTACGAGTCAAGGATTGAGGAGAAAGGTGATGCCGGAAGTGAATGAAGCAATCAGGGTTCGAATGACAAGAGATGATCTGGAATCGGAAGAAAAGAAAGAACTTGAGCTGAAGGAGAGAACTGATGTGAAACAGCTTCTTGATAAACAGGGTATAGAGAGGCAGGAAGTACTTGTATCAAGGAATGGAACGATTCTAACTGATAATCATGAGATCAAGGATGGTGACGAAATCAGGGTTATGGATGTCATTGCTGGCGGTTGATTTTTTATTCTAACTACCTAATTACTACTTAATGGAATTTTTGGATCTGGAGGGTAAGGACGAGAAAGACATAGTCTTTGATGTTTTCGATTTGAATAAACTCCAGAAATCTCTTTTCAGAGAGATGCAGGATGCTAAACTTACTGTAAAAGAGCTGGCATCACAGGTAGATCGAAACCGTTCCACGGTGCAGAGAGCGTTACAGGATATGCTGGATAAAGACCTCATCATGAGAGAAGGAAAGACTGATAAGACAGTCTACTATGTCTATACAACTCTCCCACTGGAAGAACTGCGTGAAGTCACGAAAAACACTCTGGAACAGTGGCATGAAAAGGTTGAAAGCAAGCTTTCCTAGAACTCCCAGAACAGATATCCGAAATAAGTAACTGCTGTTAGATGGCTTAGAACTGTTGCTAATGGCTTAAGGTTTAGGCCGGTTACTGTTACCATGAATCCAAGTAGAACTATAACTGAAACAGCTTCATGTGAATAGTTATCTATGAAGTTCCTAAAATTCTCAAAATAATTTTCTTGTCTACTTAATGTATAGATGACTGCTCCTACAAGAAAGTACTTTATTAGAATAGCTGCAACGTTCCAAGAATTCTCCACAAGTTTGTACCCGAATGAGACCATTAAATGTAAAACCATGTCTACTCGTCTACATCGTCAGTCTTGAAATCCTTGATAATAATTACGTCATCAACCGATTCAACCATCCTATACGGAATAACAACGTTTCTTGTCCCACCAACCTTTTGTGCAAGATAGGAACCTTTCTCAGCTCCGACAACGACAGAACGAACACCGAACTTGCTCAAATTAACTTCAATGTCCTTCATTTTACCGCAGTAAGAACCTTTTCTCGTAAAAACATCTTTTCCAGTAATGTCGGAGTAATCAAGGATATTATCAGCCATTAATTTATCACTCTACAGCCCAAAATTCCGTCTAGAAATTTATATAACCTTTCCAAGCAGAGTCCTCAAACATTTACTTCAAAACACCACCTTTTCTTATTAAACAGTTAAGCTGCAAAAATTAAGATACGAGTCGGGGTCGCATAGTCTGGTTCATTGCGATGGCTTGCTAAGCCATTGGGGGTCTTTAGGCTCCCACGCGGGTTCAAATCCCGCCCCTGACGCTTTTTCTAGCTAATATTGGACTTGGACCTTTCTCACTCGGGGAAGAAATTGAACTTTCTTTGCGGAAATGACTGATAACTATAATTAGAGGTTCAGAGAAACTAGATCAGAGAATGAAAATATCGATAGAGCGGGAAAAAAGATTACCGGTCTTTAGGTGGACGCTCACTAAGTTCCTCTTTACTATCAACTAGTCCATTACTTATCATTAATTGAGATATCTCTCTCCATTCTTCTATAAGACTCTCTTTCTGTCCTCGCAGCTGACTTATTCCGCCTTCGGCACCCTTCAGGTTATCTTCTACAGCCTGTGAATTTTCCTCGAAAACCTCTTCTTCAATCATTTCGCAAAGGCCTATTGCAGACTCTAGAACTTCATTGAGGTCTTTGAAGTACCTTAATGATAACTGAGCTTCTTGCTTATCTCCATTTTTTGCCGCCTCTTTACCTAGGTCTTCGACTAATTCACAGTACTCTTGACTTAACCACATGGCGGTTCTGGCTACATTCAAAAGTTTTACTTGCTCCTCTTCATCGGATAGTTCCTGATTACCAGATTCAGATTGTTGTATAACCTTTTCAAACTCTTCAATGTGGTTCTCAAAGTCTTCAAGGTCTGTCTCAGATTTTTCTAATTCATTGATTATGCTTTGATGATCTACATGTTGTGCTTCTTTCCTATTAACTTTGGCAATATCAGCAAACCTTTCTGAGATATTATCTAGAATGGCCAAAATCTTTTTGTGAACCTTTCTTTTGTCACTCATATCAAATAATTATAGTTTTTTGTATAAAAAAGTTGATAGACCTGCGGTTCTGTATCAGGCTTTATCTCTATGGTATTTTCAGATACCTAAAAGGATTCCTTTATCGTTCTCACTATTCTCCTTTTCCACCTTGACAGCCTGTTCCGAGTCCCGCTTATAAGGAGGTAA
This portion of the Nanohaloarchaea archaeon SW_7_43_1 genome encodes:
- the nac gene encoding nascent polypeptide-associated complex protein (forms a homodimer; contacts the emerging nascent polypeptide chain on the ribosome; similar to eukaryotic proteins), giving the protein MFGGKDMMQAMKQMGMDMEEIDTDKVEVTVGDKKLVFKNPDLSKIEAKGQEIFQLQGSYSEVEEINSDDIELVMEKTGCSEDEAKKALEDAEDVAEAVMELQ
- a CDS encoding AI-2E family transporter, which produces MNERKIFLVLLAFVFGSIAFLMARPFLGYIIGAGLLAFLLHPVHRRVSIHVPDRISGLLVVMLGITVLIVPFIFAAIAVFEDARNLVDDVNRTEVVDTGEIEQRVFELTGREVNIRQNGNQLFQRFTSTTLGGFTEFLRFFTHFAIGITIMVFLLYYLLVDGKQFFEWVKAIIPLSDEIKDSLFNEMRSTSWAVIEGHVLVAIIQGLIAGLGLFLTGVPNYFFWTFIMVLLGFIPIFGTFLIWGPATAYLFLIGDVSNALFLAIYGLVIVSLTDNVIRPFAVDRGSNLHPAVILIGVIGGVYVFGAVGLFIGPITLGIFKSVLLVFKNNYEDL
- a CDS encoding DUF123 domain-containing protein yields the protein MKGVYLVFFRLSESKMIQIGALGELSFDSGTYIYAGSGRNSIEKRIERHFSSPESKFWHIDYFSAEAKSIDYFILPEKSEYECFMAENLHYWCEPVEAFGCSDCDCNSHLFRVPENF
- a CDS encoding 8-oxoguanine DNA glycosylase; amino-acid sequence: MREYRFKSEDIDLELTLTCGQTFCWNRFEGELYGEGGNRFYSFRKEKPLIAEQKDNYLLVETDLSEKEVRKALDLETDLEKVFSEFPESEALERSVSELWGLRIISDEFFPCLVSYLCSPQMRIPRIKKMHNDIARKFGEEVEVDGKTVYRFPEPEELAEASEEALRELGVGYRAEYIVKSTEMIENGHYSHEELSEMNYEEAREHIKQLYGVGDKVADCVLLFSKGFHEAYPIDTWAQKCIKTHYPNLHHDKYEKTSENVRQHFGQKAGYAQEYLFHAARKNIIEVED
- a CDS encoding nucleotide pyrophosphohydrolase → MEQQEKVAEFVEKHNMQATSAFRIMDLVAEVGEIASDATKSADYGESEEELRVEKDELGDALFSLISVANDLGIDLEEALDESLDKYESRIEEKGDAGSE